From a single Bryobacter aggregatus MPL3 genomic region:
- a CDS encoding bifunctional YncE family protein/alkaline phosphatase family protein, translating to MPIRPALLAVATCLLQAGDFRTPAGTETAARRPGALTVLPGGRYLTPFGQLQSSGPGSFGIAVNPKGDAVVSADGGPTRFSLTVLKRDSNSWRSKTIRGRKPDAEDDDPDGFPSVFQGLAFETDSGLFFSEGNSGSIRRIDIDSGRTLYKLELNQGDFRDSYSGDLAYDAKRKLLYVVDQANFRIGIFDTDKRRLLQSVRVGRLPFALALSPDQTRLYVTNLGIFESKPIERAPFPVAQSTLGNPNEDEANSLAVLDIASPGQAKLLKFIRTGLSIGDLIIGGSSPSGVVATHDQVYVANAHNDSISVIDARKLETVATIPIHIPKLEGLRGVLPIGLAWHAGSRRLLVAEAGINAIGVIDPQARRVLGHIPSAFFPTDIAVSGNRIHVATAKGLGTGPNATSTVAFERTAQADLRRGGIQTFELPGDAELAPLTQTVLKNNGFLESNQDPAPLPAGVKHVVLIVKENRSFDELFGDLEKAGNGDIRGAWLLARFGRYGIVQVERSALKPRISQKGQVVSPNHIALAQRFSISDNFYADSETSVDGHHWLAGAYPNAWTESSLMAAFGGQKDFRLPTNAPGRLQFPGTNASIHAEELIEAGSLWHHLARHKISFRSFGEGFELAGADEGMGMKPTGARFRTNVSMPDILFHNTSRNYPLYNMYIPDQYRASQFIAESKEGLPQFTFIHLPNDHTARPRREEGYPVEASYMADNDLALGRIIEHLSHTKEWESMAIFVTEATTQGGVDHIDSHRAPVMVLGPYAKQNYVSRVNTSFPGLLKTIYRLLQIPSLHLLDHTAQDLADCFALSPDLTPFQAVPANLEIFDPARAREPRDPITQP from the coding sequence ATGCCCATTCGTCCAGCACTGTTGGCCGTCGCCACGTGCCTCCTCCAAGCCGGTGACTTCCGTACCCCAGCCGGTACAGAAACCGCAGCCCGGCGTCCGGGTGCGCTCACCGTTTTGCCCGGTGGCCGCTACCTCACGCCCTTTGGGCAGCTCCAGTCCAGCGGTCCCGGCTCTTTTGGCATCGCGGTCAACCCCAAGGGCGACGCGGTCGTCTCGGCGGATGGCGGCCCGACACGTTTCTCGCTCACCGTGCTTAAGCGCGACTCGAACTCCTGGCGCTCGAAAACCATCCGTGGTCGCAAGCCTGATGCCGAAGACGACGACCCCGACGGCTTCCCCAGCGTCTTCCAGGGACTCGCCTTTGAAACCGATTCCGGCCTCTTCTTTTCGGAAGGCAATTCCGGCAGCATCCGTCGCATCGACATCGACAGCGGCCGTACCCTCTACAAGCTCGAACTGAACCAAGGCGACTTCCGCGACAGCTATTCAGGCGACTTGGCCTATGACGCCAAGCGCAAGCTGCTCTACGTTGTCGATCAGGCGAACTTCCGCATCGGCATCTTCGACACCGACAAGCGCCGCCTCCTGCAAAGTGTCCGTGTCGGCCGCCTTCCCTTTGCGCTCGCTCTCTCCCCCGACCAGACCCGCCTCTACGTCACGAATCTTGGTATCTTCGAATCCAAACCGATCGAGCGCGCGCCGTTCCCCGTTGCGCAATCGACGCTCGGCAACCCGAATGAGGACGAGGCCAACTCGCTGGCGGTCTTGGACATTGCCAGCCCGGGCCAGGCCAAGCTGCTGAAGTTCATCCGCACCGGCCTTTCCATTGGCGATCTGATCATCGGCGGCAGTTCGCCGAGTGGCGTGGTGGCGACGCACGATCAGGTCTATGTCGCCAACGCGCACAACGACTCGATCAGCGTCATCGATGCCCGCAAGCTCGAGACGGTCGCGACGATTCCGATTCACATCCCTAAGCTCGAAGGCCTGCGCGGTGTGCTGCCCATCGGTCTTGCCTGGCACGCCGGCAGCCGCCGTCTGCTGGTGGCTGAAGCGGGCATCAACGCGATTGGCGTCATCGATCCGCAGGCGCGCCGCGTGCTCGGCCACATCCCGAGCGCCTTCTTCCCCACCGACATCGCTGTCAGCGGCAACCGCATCCACGTCGCGACAGCCAAGGGCCTCGGCACAGGTCCCAATGCCACCTCAACGGTTGCCTTCGAGCGCACCGCCCAGGCCGATCTGCGCCGCGGTGGCATCCAGACCTTCGAGCTGCCCGGCGACGCTGAACTCGCGCCGCTCACCCAGACTGTCCTCAAGAACAATGGCTTTCTCGAAAGCAATCAGGATCCCGCGCCGCTCCCGGCAGGAGTGAAGCACGTGGTGCTGATCGTCAAAGAAAACCGCAGCTTCGACGAGCTGTTTGGCGATCTTGAAAAGGCCGGCAATGGCGACATCCGCGGCGCCTGGCTGCTGGCCCGTTTTGGCCGCTATGGCATTGTCCAGGTGGAGCGCAGCGCCCTGAAGCCACGCATCAGCCAGAAGGGGCAGGTGGTGAGCCCGAATCACATCGCGCTCGCCCAACGCTTCTCGATCAGCGACAACTTCTACGCCGACAGTGAGACCAGCGTCGATGGCCACCACTGGCTGGCCGGAGCTTATCCGAATGCCTGGACCGAGTCCTCGCTGATGGCGGCTTTCGGTGGCCAGAAAGACTTCCGTCTGCCCACCAACGCTCCAGGCCGTTTGCAGTTCCCCGGCACCAACGCGAGCATCCACGCCGAAGAGTTGATCGAAGCCGGTTCGCTGTGGCATCATCTGGCCCGCCACAAGATCAGCTTCCGCAGTTTCGGCGAAGGCTTTGAACTGGCTGGCGCGGACGAAGGCATGGGCATGAAGCCCACCGGTGCGCGCTTCCGCACCAACGTCTCGATGCCCGACATTCTGTTCCACAACACTTCGCGCAACTACCCGCTGTACAACATGTACATCCCCGATCAATACCGCGCCTCGCAGTTCATCGCGGAATCAAAAGAAGGCTTGCCGCAGTTCACCTTCATCCACCTGCCCAACGATCACACGGCCCGTCCCCGCCGCGAAGAAGGTTATCCGGTGGAGGCGAGCTACATGGCCGACAACGATCTCGCACTCGGCCGCATCATCGAACACCTCTCGCACACCAAGGAGTGGGAGAGCATGGCGATCTTTGTCACCGAGGCCACCACCCAAGGCGGCGTCGATCACATCGATTCTCACCGCGCACCTGTTATGGTCCTCGGGCCTTACGCAAAACAGAATTACGTCTCGCGCGTGAACACCAGCTTCCCCGGCCTGCTGAAGACCATCTACCGCCTGTTGCAGATTCCCAGCCTCCATCTCCTCGATCACACCGCACAGGACCTTGCCGATTGCTTTGCGCTCTCGCCCGACCTCACGCCCTTCCAGGCTGTTCCGGCCAACCTCGAAATCTTCGATCCCGCACGCGCTCGCGAACCGCGCGACCCCATCACACAACCATGA
- a CDS encoding NIPSNAP family protein has protein sequence MAQTNLEAGNLIGVNAQYESGRLIVLQQFLLDNGEQIGRLHGYLKDALLPALAREVGGAQIVLEAIVAAHQPQVLFLQEYEDVAQWRAASLRLKQDAALLAAHAAWDKAGPYLSHATSLLAATHYSSPIAPSETPRIFELRLYQAPSEWQFNGLHERFAGPEVPIFHRCGIFPLFYASTIAGPQMPNLTYLTPFASLAVREEAWAKFQADPEWHAARQHSIDQHGYTPRALSVSLYKSAPYSPIR, from the coding sequence ATGGCGCAAACAAATTTGGAGGCGGGCAACTTGATTGGTGTGAATGCGCAGTATGAATCGGGACGGCTGATCGTCCTGCAACAGTTTCTTCTCGATAATGGCGAACAGATTGGCCGCCTGCATGGCTATCTGAAGGATGCACTTTTACCTGCTCTCGCACGCGAGGTGGGTGGGGCGCAGATTGTTCTCGAAGCCATTGTGGCGGCACACCAACCGCAGGTCCTGTTTTTGCAGGAGTACGAAGATGTCGCCCAGTGGCGCGCCGCTTCGTTGCGTTTGAAGCAGGATGCGGCGCTGCTCGCAGCGCATGCCGCCTGGGACAAGGCGGGGCCTTATTTGTCGCATGCCACGAGCCTGCTCGCCGCAACGCACTACTCGTCGCCGATTGCGCCGTCCGAGACACCCCGGATTTTTGAGCTTCGGCTGTACCAGGCCCCGAGCGAGTGGCAGTTCAACGGCTTGCACGAACGCTTTGCCGGGCCTGAGGTGCCGATCTTCCACCGCTGCGGAATCTTTCCGCTGTTCTATGCGTCGACCATCGCCGGTCCGCAGATGCCGAATCTGACTTACCTGACCCCCTTCGCCAGTTTGGCTGTCCGGGAAGAGGCGTGGGCGAAGTTCCAGGCCGATCCGGAATGGCATGCCGCGCGGCAGCACTCAATCGACCAGCATGGCTATACGCCGCGGGCCTTGTCGGTGTCGCTGTATAAGAGCGCACCTTATTCGCCGATTCGCTAA
- the rsmI gene encoding 16S rRNA (cytidine(1402)-2'-O)-methyltransferase, with the protein MAGLLYIVATPIGNLEDLSLRAAKILQSVAAVACEDTRQTAKLMAAAGAHRPLISLHEHNEKERSQELIDRMLAGEDLALVSDAGTPLISDPGFRLVEAAVAAGVRVSPIPGPSAVLSALSVSGLPTDHFAFIGFLPHKSAARQKLLESWGQIEATLIFFESPHRILETLEEIAKMYPHRRLAAARELTKIYEEILRGKAAEIHATLAARPSIKGEFTLVLERHNPEQNEANPAQPADLKADVERLMAEGKSRMDAIKLAAKRAGLNKREAYELLEQSKDKTKPI; encoded by the coding sequence GTGGCCGGACTACTTTATATCGTTGCGACTCCAATTGGGAATTTGGAAGATCTTTCCCTCCGGGCCGCGAAAATTCTTCAATCTGTTGCCGCCGTCGCCTGTGAAGACACCCGGCAGACCGCAAAGCTCATGGCGGCTGCCGGAGCGCACCGGCCCCTCATCAGCCTGCACGAGCACAATGAGAAGGAACGAAGCCAGGAGCTCATTGACCGCATGCTCGCCGGAGAGGACCTCGCGCTCGTCTCCGACGCGGGCACTCCGCTCATTTCCGACCCGGGTTTCCGCCTCGTCGAAGCCGCCGTCGCCGCCGGTGTGCGCGTCAGCCCGATTCCCGGCCCCAGCGCCGTGCTGAGTGCACTCAGTGTTTCCGGGCTCCCCACCGATCACTTCGCCTTCATTGGCTTTTTGCCTCACAAAAGTGCAGCCCGGCAGAAATTACTGGAAAGCTGGGGACAGATCGAAGCGACGCTCATCTTCTTCGAGTCCCCGCACCGCATTCTCGAAACTCTCGAAGAGATTGCCAAGATGTACCCCCATCGCCGTCTGGCCGCTGCGCGGGAACTGACCAAGATCTATGAGGAGATTCTGCGCGGCAAGGCCGCCGAGATCCACGCTACCCTCGCCGCCCGGCCCTCGATCAAGGGCGAGTTCACGTTGGTTTTGGAGCGTCATAACCCGGAACAGAACGAAGCCAATCCGGCGCAACCTGCTGATTTGAAAGCAGACGTGGAACGGTTGATGGCTGAGGGCAAATCCCGCATGGACGCAATCAAGCTCGCTGCCAAGCGCGCCGGACTCAACAAGCGCGAGGCCTATGAGCTCCTCGAGCAGAGCAAAGACAAAACAAAGCCAATTTAG
- a CDS encoding AAA family ATPase: protein MATFGSGNQNRRNNFDSGITMEFDRLLIGQPGVARHVLPFVQMFEAGLSPEGRPAGVFLLLGPTGTGKTRTVEALAEALHGNVRNILRIDCGEYQMDHEVAKLVGAPPGYLGHRETQPLLSQARINSVASDRSALSILLFDEIEKAAPSMMRVLLGILDRGLLRLGDNNLVSLERTMIFLTSNLGAESMQKELKPTMGFAAIAPVNDTVASNQRLEAIGLTAAKKKFSPEFLNRIDSTITYAPLDDKAISRILELQIENIQTHIDTRLGSEAFELDLTGRLKRFLIEKGTSVQYGARELKRTIQRLILQPLAAVINDGKIPSGALVEMDLKNGERILIRIHPGDEEEEDT, encoded by the coding sequence ATGGCTACTTTCGGATCAGGAAATCAGAACCGTAGAAATAACTTCGATAGTGGGATCACGATGGAGTTCGATCGGTTGCTCATCGGGCAACCGGGCGTGGCGAGACATGTGCTGCCGTTTGTTCAGATGTTTGAGGCAGGCTTATCGCCAGAAGGCCGTCCCGCTGGAGTTTTTCTGTTGCTCGGCCCTACGGGCACGGGCAAAACTCGCACCGTCGAGGCACTTGCGGAAGCGTTGCATGGCAACGTTCGCAACATCCTTCGTATCGACTGCGGGGAATACCAGATGGATCACGAAGTGGCAAAGCTGGTGGGGGCTCCGCCCGGTTACCTGGGCCACCGCGAGACCCAACCGTTGCTATCGCAAGCCCGGATCAACTCGGTGGCGAGCGATCGCTCGGCCCTGTCGATCCTTCTCTTTGATGAGATCGAAAAGGCAGCCCCTTCGATGATGCGTGTCCTGCTCGGCATCCTCGACCGGGGATTGCTGCGCTTGGGCGACAACAATCTCGTGAGTCTTGAGCGCACGATGATCTTTCTTACGAGTAACCTGGGTGCGGAGAGCATGCAGAAGGAGCTCAAGCCCACCATGGGTTTTGCGGCGATTGCTCCGGTCAACGACACCGTTGCAAGCAATCAGCGTCTCGAAGCCATTGGTCTCACTGCGGCCAAGAAGAAATTCTCGCCCGAGTTCCTGAATCGCATCGATTCCACCATCACCTATGCCCCGCTCGACGACAAAGCGATTTCCCGAATCCTCGAACTGCAAATTGAAAATATCCAGACCCACATCGACACCCGGCTGGGCTCTGAAGCGTTCGAGCTCGATCTCACCGGCCGGCTGAAGCGCTTTCTCATTGAAAAGGGAACCAGCGTCCAGTACGGAGCCCGCGAGTTGAAGCGCACCATCCAACGCTTGATCCTCCAGCCCCTGGCGGCCGTGATCAACGACGGAAAAATCCCGTCCGGCGCACTGGTGGAAATGGATCTGAAGAATGGCGAGCGGATCCTGATTCGGATTCACCCCGGCGATGAGGAAGAAGAGGACACTTAG